The following proteins are encoded in a genomic region of Nicotiana sylvestris chromosome 4, ASM39365v2, whole genome shotgun sequence:
- the LOC104246511 gene encoding uncharacterized protein, whose translation MMRRQQDQQSKVFYELSSLILNIIRSPPGPIEFPDDSLTVSPSTSGRRTAVAGSMQHITPAGFASLLLGISFALMLCGSVTFFIGFLMMPWVLGLVMVFYVAGIVYSLSMIGRAIFCHISSPPSPRKDFQPWKLF comes from the exons atgaTGAGAAGGCAACAGGATCAACAATCTAAGGTTTTCTACGAGCTCTCTTCGTTGATTTTAAATATTATAAGGTCACCACCGGGGCCGATTGAGTTTCCCGATGATTCTTTGACGGTGTCTCCGTCGACTTCAGGTAGGAGGACGGCGGTGGCAGGATCGATGCAGCATATTACTCCGGCGGGATTTGCGTCTCTGCTTTTGGGGATTTCATTTGCTTTGATGCTATGTGGATCTGTGACTTTCTTTATTGGATTCTTAATGATGCCTTGGGTGCTCGGTTTGGTCATGGTCTTTTACGTGGCTGGGATAGTCTACAGTTTGTCTATGATTGGACGAGCTATTTTCTGCCATATATCTTCTCCGCCGTCACCGAGAAAAGATTTTCAGC CCTGGAAACTTTTCTGA